A stretch of Bradyrhizobium sp. CCBAU 53338 DNA encodes these proteins:
- the pcaH gene encoding protocatechuate 3,4-dioxygenase subunit beta: MTFIYPVDSNKAHPLPLSPDYKSSIKRAPNKPLIPMRHTLSELTGPVYGHETVRDGDNDLTTQHKGEPLGERIIVHGHVRDEDGRGVPNSLVEIWQANACGRYVHVRDQHPAPLDPNFTGAGRTQSDASGYYRFVTIKPGAYPWGNHHNAWRPAHIHLSVFGHSFVTRLVTQMYFPGDPLFPFDPIFNSVPDEKARMRMVSSFDLENTKPEWALCYRFDIVLRGKNATPMETK, from the coding sequence ATGACATTCATCTATCCCGTCGACAGCAACAAGGCGCATCCGCTGCCGCTGTCGCCCGACTACAAGAGCTCGATCAAGCGCGCGCCGAACAAGCCCTTGATCCCGATGCGCCATACGCTGTCGGAACTGACCGGTCCGGTCTACGGCCACGAGACCGTGCGCGACGGCGACAACGACCTCACCACCCAGCACAAGGGCGAGCCGCTCGGCGAGCGCATCATCGTGCACGGCCATGTCCGCGACGAGGACGGCCGCGGCGTGCCCAACTCGCTGGTCGAGATCTGGCAGGCCAACGCCTGCGGCCGCTACGTCCATGTCCGCGACCAGCATCCGGCGCCGCTCGATCCGAATTTCACAGGCGCGGGCCGCACCCAGAGCGATGCCTCCGGCTACTATCGCTTCGTCACCATCAAGCCCGGCGCTTACCCCTGGGGCAATCACCACAATGCCTGGCGGCCGGCGCACATCCACCTCTCGGTGTTCGGCCATTCCTTCGTCACGCGCCTGGTGACGCAGATGTATTTTCCGGGCGATCCGCTGTTTCCGTTTGATCCGATCTTCAACTCGGTGCCGGACGAAAAGGCGCGGATGCGCATGGTCTCGTCGTTCGACCTGGAGAACACCAAGCCCGAATGGGCGCTGTGCTATCGCTTCGACATCGTGCTGCGCGGCAAGAACGCCACCCCCATGGAGACCAAGTAA
- the pcaF gene encoding 3-oxoadipyl-CoA thiolase, with amino-acid sequence MRDVFICDAVRTPIGRFGGSLAKVRADDLAAAPIKALMAKHPNLDWAQVDEVFFGCANQAGEDNRNVARMALLLAGLPDSVPGQTLNRLCASGLDAVGAAGRAIRSGEIELAIAGGVESMTRAPFVMGKAQEAFSRSAEIFDTTIGWRFINPLLKAQYGVDAMPETGENVAEEFQVSRADQDAFAIRSQQRAGKAIAAGYFAEEITPLTIPGGKAGPITVDKDEHPRPETTLEGLAKLKPIVRNPGTVTAGNASGVNDGAAAMILASEAAVKKHGLTPRARILGLASAGVPPRIMGIGPVPATRKLMERLGKKITDFDLIELNEAFASQGIACMRQLGVADDADFVNPHGGAIALGHPLGMSGARLALTAVHGMEKRGGKLALATMCVGVGQGVAVAIEKLN; translated from the coding sequence ATGCGTGACGTCTTTATCTGCGATGCCGTGCGGACCCCGATCGGCCGTTTCGGCGGCTCGCTCGCCAAGGTGCGTGCCGACGACCTCGCCGCAGCCCCGATCAAGGCGCTGATGGCCAAGCACCCGAATCTCGATTGGGCGCAGGTGGACGAAGTCTTCTTCGGCTGTGCCAACCAGGCCGGCGAGGACAACCGCAACGTCGCGCGCATGGCGCTGCTGCTGGCGGGCCTCCCGGATTCGGTTCCCGGTCAGACCCTGAACCGGCTTTGCGCTTCGGGCCTCGATGCGGTCGGTGCTGCGGGGCGCGCCATCCGCTCCGGCGAGATCGAGCTCGCGATCGCGGGCGGTGTCGAGTCCATGACCCGCGCGCCCTTCGTGATGGGCAAGGCGCAGGAAGCGTTCTCGCGCTCGGCCGAAATCTTCGACACCACGATCGGCTGGCGCTTCATCAATCCGCTGCTCAAGGCGCAGTACGGCGTCGACGCAATGCCCGAGACCGGCGAGAACGTCGCCGAGGAATTCCAGGTCTCGCGTGCCGACCAGGACGCTTTCGCGATCCGCTCGCAGCAGCGTGCCGGCAAGGCGATCGCTGCCGGCTACTTTGCCGAAGAGATCACGCCGCTCACCATTCCCGGCGGCAAGGCCGGCCCCATCACTGTTGACAAGGACGAGCATCCGCGTCCCGAGACCACGCTCGAAGGCCTCGCCAAGCTGAAGCCGATCGTGCGCAATCCCGGCACGGTCACGGCCGGCAACGCGTCGGGCGTCAATGACGGCGCGGCGGCGATGATCCTGGCGTCGGAAGCCGCGGTGAAGAAGCATGGTCTGACGCCCCGCGCGCGCATCCTCGGCCTCGCTTCGGCCGGCGTGCCGCCGCGCATCATGGGCATCGGACCTGTGCCCGCGACCCGCAAGCTGATGGAGCGGCTCGGCAAGAAGATCACCGATTTCGACCTGATCGAGCTCAACGAGGCCTTCGCCTCGCAGGGCATCGCCTGCATGCGCCAGCTCGGCGTCGCCGACGATGCCGATTTCGTCAATCCGCATGGCGGCGCCATCGCGCTCGGGCATCCCCTCGGCATGAGCGGCGCGCGCCTGGCGCTCACCGCCGTGCACGGCATGGAAAAGCGCGGCGGCAAGCTGGCGCTCGCCACCATGTGCGTCGGTGTCGGCCAGGGTGTGGCCGTCGCGATCGAGAAGCTGAACTGA
- a CDS encoding DUF1304 domain-containing protein, whose protein sequence is MLTSTRKLTLSGELNLILIANVLVALVAALHAYFLILEMFLWDKPQGLKVFRNTPEKAEMTKVLAANQGLYNGFLVAGLIWGLVHGNPAFAFQIKIFFLLCVIVAGAYGAATVSTRILIVQALPAAIAMAALFLA, encoded by the coding sequence ATGCTAACGTCCACCCGAAAGCTGACGCTTTCGGGGGAGCTCAACTTGATTCTCATTGCCAATGTCCTGGTGGCGCTGGTCGCCGCGCTGCACGCCTATTTCCTGATCCTGGAGATGTTCCTTTGGGACAAGCCACAGGGCTTGAAGGTTTTCCGCAACACGCCCGAGAAGGCCGAGATGACGAAAGTGCTCGCCGCCAATCAGGGGCTCTATAACGGCTTCCTCGTCGCCGGCCTGATCTGGGGTCTGGTCCACGGCAACCCGGCCTTCGCGTTCCAGATCAAGATCTTCTTCCTGCTCTGCGTGATCGTGGCCGGCGCCTATGGCGCGGCGACCGTCAGCACGCGCATCCTGATCGTACAGGCGCTGCCGGCAGCGATCGCAATGGCTGCATTGTTCCTTGCTTAA
- the pcaG gene encoding protocatechuate 3,4-dioxygenase subunit alpha: MQDSVKPDGITPSQTVGPFFKYGLTPTGEYSWNDAFTNSTLTPDVSGDRVRIEGRVLDGDGAVVPDAMLEIWQADAQGRYADPQDKRALPNASFRGFARCGTDKDGNYSFDTIKPGAVPDPDGKPQAPHIVLAVFARGMLRHLYTRIYFSDEAGNAADPVLGLVPADRRATLIAVREAGKGVYKLDLRLQGDNETVFFDV, from the coding sequence GTGCAGGATTCTGTGAAGCCCGACGGGATCACGCCGTCGCAGACGGTCGGCCCGTTCTTCAAATACGGCCTGACGCCGACCGGAGAATATTCCTGGAATGACGCGTTCACCAACTCGACGCTGACCCCGGATGTTTCCGGCGATCGCGTCCGCATCGAGGGCCGCGTGCTCGACGGCGACGGCGCCGTCGTGCCCGACGCCATGCTGGAGATCTGGCAGGCGGATGCGCAGGGTCGCTACGCCGATCCGCAGGACAAGCGCGCGCTGCCGAACGCCAGCTTCCGCGGCTTCGCCCGCTGCGGCACCGACAAGGACGGCAATTATTCCTTCGACACCATCAAGCCGGGCGCGGTGCCCGACCCTGACGGCAAGCCGCAGGCGCCGCACATCGTCCTGGCGGTGTTCGCGCGCGGCATGCTGCGGCATCTCTATACCCGCATCTATTTCAGCGACGAGGCCGGCAACGCTGCCGATCCCGTGCTGGGCCTGGTGCCCGCCGACCGCCGCGCTACGCTGATCGCGGTACGCGAGGCCGGCAAGGGCGTCTACAAGCTCGACCTGCGCCTGCAAGGCGACAACG
- a CDS encoding methylated-DNA--[protein]-cysteine S-methyltransferase, with protein MLARSTMTPERFGLDRLATPIGTALLVTDADGALRALDWDDYEHRMRDLLRLHHGAVNLIDQPAPTAMKAALSAYFEGDLGQLARIAWRVAGTPFQQKVWTALAKIPAGTTMSYGTLAAKIEMPKAIRAVGHANGSNPISVVLPCHRLIGADGSLVKYGGGLERKRWLLRHEGVAV; from the coding sequence ATGCTCGCTCGATCAACGATGACGCCTGAACGCTTCGGCCTCGATCGGCTGGCGACACCGATTGGTACGGCGCTGCTCGTCACGGACGCAGATGGCGCGCTGCGCGCGCTCGATTGGGACGATTACGAGCACCGCATGCGCGATCTGCTGCGCCTGCATCATGGCGCGGTGAACCTGATCGATCAGCCCGCGCCAACCGCGATGAAGGCCGCGCTCTCGGCATATTTCGAAGGCGATCTCGGTCAACTCGCACGAATCGCCTGGCGCGTCGCCGGCACGCCGTTCCAGCAGAAGGTCTGGACGGCGCTCGCGAAGATTCCGGCGGGCACCACGATGAGCTACGGCACGCTGGCCGCGAAGATCGAGATGCCGAAAGCCATTCGTGCCGTCGGCCACGCCAACGGCTCCAATCCGATCAGCGTTGTGCTGCCGTGCCATCGCCTGATCGGTGCAGACGGTTCGCTGGTGAAATATGGCGGCGGCCTCGAGCGCAAGCGCTGGCTGCTGCGGCACGAGGGCGTGGCGGTTTAG
- a CDS encoding [protein-PII] uridylyltransferase yields MDTVATEHKPELDDRFDTARITAAVDALAEKHQGREDTFRTAVAQLLKAELIAARAAAQAILLKDRHGRRCAERLCHVQDEIIRILYSAATRHLYRSPIPSGAERMAVVATGGYGRGLMAPESDIDLLFILPYKQTAWGEQVAEAILYCLWDMGLKVGHATRSVDESIRQARGDMTIRTAILETRFLTGDQPLYNELVERFDKEVVQGTASEFVTAKLAEREERHRRGGQSRYLVEPNVKDGKGALRDLHTLFWIAKYVYRVRDTDELVERGVFDAQEYRSFRRCADFLWSVRCNLHFYCNRAEERLSFDLQREIAIRLGYTSHPGMQDVERFMKHYFLVAKEVGNLTAILCAKLEDQQAKPAPVLSRMMARLRPTQAKRRVPDSDDFIVDNNRINVAAPDVFKHDPVNLIRIFRLAQKNNLAFHPDAMRDVTRSLGLINAQMRENPEANRLFMEILTSDNAEIVLRRMNETGVLGHFIRAFGKIVSMMQFNMYHHYTVDEHLIRCVGFLQDIERGGIEEFALASDLMRKIRPEHRPVIYITTLLHDIAKGRPEDHSIAGAKVARRLCPRLGFSAADTELVAWLIEEHLTMSTVAQSRDLSDRKTIENFAAVVQSVEQMKLLTILTTADIRGVGPGVWNGWKAQLLRSLYYETEPVLTGGFSEVDRGKRLTAAYAEFRHAFAEWPTDELDAYVGRHYPAYWLKVELPRKIRHARFVRSSEQAGHKLAINVGFDEVRGVTELTIFAADHPWLLSIIAGACASAGANIVDAQIYTTTDGRALDTISISREYDRDEDEGRRATRIGEMIEDVLEGKLRLPEVVARRTVRSKAKPFVIEPEVTINNQWSDRYTVIEVSGLDRPGLLYELTTAISKLNLNIASAHVATFGERARDVFYVTDLLGAQINAPTRQAAIKSALTHVMAGDKAVQPAA; encoded by the coding sequence ATGGACACCGTTGCGACCGAGCACAAGCCAGAGCTGGATGATCGCTTCGACACGGCGCGGATCACCGCCGCGGTCGATGCGCTTGCCGAAAAGCATCAGGGACGCGAGGACACGTTCCGCACCGCCGTGGCGCAACTGCTCAAGGCCGAGCTGATCGCCGCACGCGCCGCAGCGCAAGCGATCCTGCTGAAGGACCGCCACGGCCGCCGCTGCGCCGAGCGTCTCTGCCACGTGCAGGATGAGATCATCCGCATCCTCTATTCGGCCGCGACGCGCCATCTCTACCGCTCGCCGATCCCGAGCGGGGCGGAGCGCATGGCGGTGGTGGCGACCGGCGGCTACGGCCGCGGCCTGATGGCCCCCGAGTCCGATATCGATCTGCTGTTCATCCTTCCTTACAAGCAAACCGCCTGGGGCGAGCAGGTCGCAGAGGCCATCCTCTATTGTCTGTGGGATATGGGGTTGAAGGTCGGCCACGCCACGCGCTCGGTCGACGAGTCGATCCGGCAGGCGCGGGGCGACATGACCATCCGTACCGCGATCCTGGAGACGCGCTTCCTCACCGGCGACCAGCCGCTCTATAACGAGCTGGTCGAGCGCTTCGACAAGGAAGTGGTGCAGGGTACGGCGTCCGAATTCGTCACCGCCAAGCTCGCCGAACGCGAGGAGCGGCATCGCCGCGGCGGCCAGTCGCGCTATCTGGTGGAGCCCAACGTCAAGGACGGCAAGGGCGCGCTGCGCGACCTGCACACGCTGTTCTGGATCGCCAAATACGTCTATCGCGTCCGCGACACCGACGAACTGGTCGAGCGCGGCGTGTTCGACGCGCAGGAATATCGCAGCTTCCGCCGCTGCGCCGACTTCCTCTGGTCGGTGCGCTGCAATCTGCATTTCTACTGCAACCGTGCCGAGGAGCGCCTTTCCTTCGATCTCCAGCGCGAGATCGCGATCAGGCTCGGCTACACCTCGCATCCCGGCATGCAGGACGTCGAGCGCTTCATGAAGCACTACTTCCTGGTCGCCAAGGAAGTCGGCAACCTCACCGCCATCCTCTGCGCCAAGCTCGAGGACCAGCAGGCCAAGCCCGCGCCGGTGCTGAGCCGGATGATGGCGCGGCTGCGCCCGACCCAGGCGAAGCGGCGCGTCCCTGACAGTGACGACTTCATCGTCGACAACAACCGCATCAATGTCGCCGCGCCCGACGTGTTCAAGCACGATCCGGTCAATCTGATCCGCATCTTCCGCCTGGCTCAGAAGAACAACCTCGCCTTCCATCCGGATGCGATGCGCGACGTGACGCGCTCGCTCGGCCTGATCAACGCGCAGATGCGCGAGAATCCCGAGGCCAACCGTCTCTTCATGGAGATCCTGACCTCCGACAACGCCGAGATCGTGCTACGGCGGATGAACGAGACCGGCGTGCTCGGCCATTTCATCCGCGCCTTCGGCAAGATCGTCTCGATGATGCAGTTCAACATGTATCATCACTACACGGTCGACGAGCACCTGATCCGCTGCGTCGGATTCCTCCAGGACATCGAGCGCGGCGGCATCGAGGAATTCGCCCTCGCCAGCGACCTGATGCGCAAAATTCGCCCCGAGCATCGCCCGGTCATCTACATCACGACACTGCTGCACGACATCGCCAAGGGACGGCCGGAAGATCATTCGATCGCCGGCGCCAAGGTCGCACGCCGGCTCTGCCCGCGGCTCGGCTTCAGCGCGGCCGACACCGAGCTGGTGGCCTGGCTGATCGAGGAACATTTGACGATGTCCACGGTCGCGCAGTCGCGCGACCTCTCCGACCGCAAGACCATCGAGAATTTCGCTGCCGTGGTGCAATCGGTCGAGCAGATGAAGCTCTTGACCATCCTGACCACCGCCGACATCCGCGGCGTCGGTCCCGGCGTGTGGAACGGCTGGAAGGCGCAGCTTTTGCGCTCGCTGTATTACGAGACCGAGCCGGTGCTGACCGGCGGCTTCTCGGAGGTTGACCGCGGCAAGCGCCTCACGGCCGCCTATGCCGAATTCCGGCACGCCTTCGCCGAGTGGCCGACGGACGAACTCGATGCCTATGTCGGCCGGCACTATCCGGCCTACTGGCTCAAGGTCGAGCTGCCGCGGAAAATTCGCCATGCGCGTTTCGTCCGCTCCAGCGAGCAGGCCGGCCACAAGCTGGCGATCAATGTCGGCTTCGACGAGGTGCGCGGCGTCACCGAGCTCACCATCTTCGCCGCCGATCATCCCTGGCTGCTCTCGATCATCGCAGGCGCCTGCGCCTCGGCCGGCGCCAACATCGTCGACGCGCAGATCTACACCACGACCGACGGCCGCGCGCTGGATACGATCTCGATCTCCCGGGAGTACGACCGCGACGAGGACGAGGGACGGCGCGCCACCCGCATCGGCGAGATGATCGAGGACGTGCTGGAAGGCAAGCTGCGCCTGCCCGAAGTGGTGGCGCGACGCACCGTGCGCAGCAAGGCAAAGCCGTTCGTGATCGAGCCTGAGGTGACCATCAACAACCAATGGTCCGACCGCTACACCGTGATCGAGGTTTCGGGCCTCGACCGCCCCGGCCTGCTCTACGAGCTGACCACCGCGATCTCGAAGCTCAACCTCAACATCGCCTCGGCCCATGTCGCGACCTTCGGCGAACGCGCGCGCGACGTGTTCTACGTGACCGACCTGCTCGGCGCGCAGATCAACGCACCGACCCGCCAGGCCGCGATCAAGAGTGCGCTGACCCATGTGATGGCCGGCGACAAGGCGGTTCAGCCGGCGGCGTGA
- a CDS encoding dioxygenase, whose amino-acid sequence MIIAREQDVTAAALAVMERTSDPRLRQIMVSLVKHLHGFVRDVRLTEKEFRDATAIIAELGKLTSDTHNEVVLTAGSLGVSPLVCLLNNGDQGNTETDQSLLGPFWRLNSPRVENGGSIVRSETPGAPLFVNARVVDKDGRPVAAAEVDVWHASPVGLYENQDPEQADMNLRGKFTTDADGRFAFRSVMMVGYPIPTDGVVGRLLEAQSRYPYRPAHLHALIFKPGFKVLISQVYDPNDPHIDSDVQFGVTQALIGKFVRHETPHPTASDVATPWYSLDHIYRLEAGEAVLPRAPIK is encoded by the coding sequence ATGATCATCGCGCGCGAGCAGGACGTCACGGCCGCCGCACTTGCGGTGATGGAGCGGACGTCCGATCCGCGGCTGCGGCAGATCATGGTCTCGCTGGTCAAGCACCTGCACGGCTTCGTCCGGGATGTCAGGCTGACCGAGAAGGAATTCCGCGACGCCACGGCGATCATTGCCGAACTCGGCAAACTGACGAGCGACACGCACAACGAAGTCGTGCTGACGGCGGGCTCGCTCGGCGTCTCGCCGCTGGTGTGCCTGCTCAACAACGGCGACCAGGGCAACACCGAAACCGATCAGTCGCTGCTCGGGCCGTTCTGGCGGTTGAACTCGCCGCGCGTGGAGAATGGCGGATCGATCGTCCGCTCCGAAACGCCGGGTGCGCCGCTGTTCGTGAACGCCCGCGTCGTCGACAAGGACGGCCGTCCCGTCGCGGCTGCCGAGGTCGATGTCTGGCACGCCTCGCCGGTCGGGCTCTACGAGAACCAGGACCCCGAGCAGGCCGACATGAACCTGCGCGGCAAGTTCACGACGGATGCCGACGGCCGTTTTGCCTTCCGCTCGGTGATGATGGTCGGCTATCCCATTCCAACCGACGGCGTGGTCGGTCGCCTGCTGGAGGCGCAGAGCCGGTACCCCTATCGTCCCGCGCACCTGCACGCCCTGATCTTCAAGCCCGGATTCAAGGTGCTGATCTCGCAGGTCTACGATCCCAACGACCCTCACATCGACAGCGACGTGCAGTTCGGCGTGACGCAAGCGCTGATCGGCAAGTTCGTGCGCCACGAGACGCCGCATCCGACTGCGTCCGATGTCGCAACGCCCTGGTATTCGCTCGACCACATCTACCGGCTCGAAGCCGGCGAGGCCGTGCTGCCGCGTGCGCCGATCAAGTAG
- a CDS encoding OsmC family protein, producing MDAAELRQMQAPIKERYKTDPKTAMITLKAKGSTDSEGIACKVETGRAIAMAGLHPATGGSGLELCSGDMLLEALVACAGVTLKSVATAIEVPLKTGNVYAEGDLDFRGTLGVDKETPVGFAEIRLRFEVDTPAPQDKLDLLLKLTERYCVVYQTIKNGPKVSVSMQRM from the coding sequence ATGGATGCCGCAGAGCTGCGCCAGATGCAGGCCCCGATCAAGGAACGCTACAAGACCGATCCCAAGACCGCGATGATCACGCTGAAGGCCAAGGGCTCGACCGATAGCGAAGGCATCGCCTGCAAGGTCGAGACCGGCCGCGCCATCGCGATGGCCGGCCTGCATCCCGCCACCGGCGGCTCCGGCCTCGAACTCTGTTCCGGCGACATGCTGCTGGAAGCGCTGGTCGCCTGCGCCGGCGTCACGCTGAAATCGGTCGCGACCGCGATCGAGGTGCCGCTGAAGACCGGCAACGTCTATGCCGAAGGCGACCTCGATTTCCGCGGCACCCTCGGCGTCGACAAGGAAACCCCGGTCGGCTTCGCCGAGATCCGCCTGCGCTTCGAGGTCGACACGCCAGCGCCGCAGGACAAGCTCGATCTCCTGCTCAAGCTCACCGAGCGCTACTGCGTGGTCTATCAGACCATCAAGAACGGCCCGAAGGTTTCGGTGTCGATGCAGCGGATGTAG
- the mutS gene encoding DNA mismatch repair protein MutS produces the protein MTMQQPIPVPPPDEAPAPQAEAAARVTPMMEQYLEIKAAHQGLLLFYRMGDFYELFFEDAEIASRTLGIVLTKRGKHQGNDIPMCGVPVERSEDYLHRLISAGHRVAVCEQTEDPAAAKARGNKSVVRRGVVRLVTPGTLTEDTLLDARANNYLLAIARARSSAGGDRFGLAWIDISTAEFTVTEVSGGELAATLARINPNEAIVTDALFGDNELGQTLRELPAVTPVTRDVFDGATAEKRLCDYFAVATMDGLAQLTRLEAAAAAAAVTYVDRTQVGKHPPLSPPAREASGATMAIDPATRANLELTRTLAGERRGSLLDAIDCTVTSAGSRLLAQRLAAPLTDAPAIARRLDAVSAFVTDSATREDIRSILRGAPDMSRALARLSVGRGGPRDLAGLRDGIIAADQVLARLSELDQPPLEIAAVMAALERPSRELAAEFASALDEQLPLIKRDGGFVRAGYEPALDEARNLRDASRLVVASMQARYADDTGVKGLKIRHNNVLGYFVEVTAQHGDKLMSAPLNATFIHRQTLAGQVRFTTSELGEIEAKIANAGDRALGLELEIFERLCAKALAISDDLRAAAQGFALLDVATSLAKLAVDENYVRPEVDGSLGFAIEAGRHPVVEQALKRNGEPFIANACDLSPSPAQKSGQLWLLTGPNMAGKSTFLRQNALIALLAQIGSFVPATRARIGIIDRLFSRVGAADDLARGRSTFMVEMVETAAILNQAGERALVILDEIGRGTATFDGLSIAWAAIEHLHESNRCRTLFATHYHELTALSAKLPRMFNATVRVKEWQGNVVFLHEVLPGSADRSYGIQVAKLAGLPPAVITRAKSVLAKLEAQDRGQTARALADDLPLFAVPSRAAAEAAPPTEAELLMDAVKALHPDEMSPREALDALYALKAKLPKQ, from the coding sequence ATGACGATGCAACAGCCCATTCCCGTACCGCCACCCGACGAAGCGCCCGCGCCGCAGGCGGAAGCCGCCGCGCGCGTCACGCCGATGATGGAACAGTACCTGGAGATCAAGGCGGCGCATCAGGGCCTGCTGCTGTTCTACCGGATGGGCGATTTCTACGAGCTGTTCTTCGAGGACGCCGAGATCGCCTCCAGGACGCTCGGCATCGTCCTGACCAAGCGCGGCAAGCACCAGGGCAACGATATCCCGATGTGCGGCGTGCCGGTCGAGCGCTCCGAGGATTATCTGCATCGCCTGATCTCCGCCGGCCACCGGGTCGCGGTGTGCGAGCAGACCGAGGATCCTGCCGCCGCAAAGGCGCGCGGCAACAAGAGCGTGGTGCGCCGCGGCGTGGTGCGGCTGGTCACGCCGGGCACGCTGACCGAGGACACGCTGCTCGATGCGCGTGCCAACAACTATCTGCTGGCGATCGCGCGAGCGCGCTCGTCCGCCGGCGGCGACCGCTTCGGCCTCGCCTGGATCGACATCTCGACCGCTGAATTCACCGTGACCGAAGTCTCCGGCGGCGAGCTTGCCGCGACGCTGGCACGCATCAACCCGAACGAGGCCATCGTCACCGACGCGCTCTTTGGCGACAACGAGCTCGGACAGACCTTGCGCGAGCTGCCGGCGGTGACGCCGGTGACACGTGACGTCTTCGACGGCGCCACCGCGGAAAAGCGGCTGTGCGACTATTTCGCCGTCGCGACCATGGATGGCCTCGCACAGCTCACGCGGCTCGAAGCCGCCGCCGCGGCCGCGGCCGTCACCTATGTCGACCGCACCCAGGTCGGCAAGCACCCGCCGCTGTCGCCGCCCGCGCGCGAAGCCTCCGGCGCGACCATGGCGATCGATCCCGCCACCCGCGCCAATCTCGAGCTGACGCGCACGCTCGCGGGCGAACGCCGCGGCTCGCTGCTCGATGCGATCGACTGCACGGTGACCTCTGCCGGCTCGCGCCTGCTGGCGCAGCGGCTCGCTGCGCCGCTGACGGATGCCCCGGCGATCGCGCGGCGGCTCGATGCCGTCAGCGCCTTCGTCACGGATTCGGCGACACGAGAGGACATCCGCAGCATCCTGCGCGGTGCACCCGACATGTCGCGCGCGCTCGCCCGGCTCTCGGTCGGCCGCGGCGGCCCGCGCGACCTTGCCGGCCTGCGCGACGGCATCATTGCCGCCGACCAGGTGCTGGCGCGATTGTCCGAACTCGACCAGCCGCCGCTGGAAATCGCCGCGGTGATGGCGGCGCTCGAGCGTCCCTCGCGCGAGCTCGCCGCGGAATTTGCAAGCGCGCTCGACGAGCAGCTGCCGCTGATCAAGCGCGACGGCGGCTTCGTCCGTGCCGGCTACGAGCCGGCCCTCGACGAAGCGCGAAACCTGCGCGACGCCTCGCGCCTCGTCGTGGCCTCGATGCAGGCGCGCTACGCCGACGACACCGGCGTGAAAGGCCTCAAGATCCGCCACAACAACGTGCTCGGCTATTTCGTCGAGGTCACCGCGCAGCATGGCGACAAGCTGATGTCGGCGCCGTTGAACGCGACCTTCATCCATCGCCAGACGCTGGCGGGCCAGGTGCGCTTCACGACGTCCGAGCTCGGCGAGATCGAAGCCAAGATCGCCAATGCCGGCGACCGTGCGCTCGGCCTCGAGCTCGAAATCTTCGAACGGCTCTGCGCCAAGGCGCTCGCGATCAGCGACGACCTGCGCGCCGCGGCGCAAGGCTTTGCGCTGCTCGACGTCGCGACGTCGCTGGCCAAGCTTGCCGTCGACGAGAACTACGTACGGCCCGAGGTCGACGGCTCGCTCGGCTTCGCCATCGAGGCCGGCCGCCATCCCGTGGTCGAGCAGGCGCTGAAGCGCAACGGCGAGCCGTTTATCGCCAATGCCTGCGATCTCTCGCCGAGCCCCGCGCAAAAGTCCGGTCAGCTCTGGCTGCTCACCGGTCCGAACATGGCCGGCAAGTCGACCTTCCTGCGCCAGAACGCATTGATCGCGCTGCTCGCACAGATCGGCAGCTTCGTGCCGGCCACGCGCGCGCGGATAGGCATCATCGACCGCCTGTTCTCGCGCGTCGGCGCCGCCGACGATCTCGCCCGCGGCCGCTCCACCTTCATGGTGGAGATGGTCGAGACGGCTGCGATCCTCAACCAGGCCGGCGAGCGCGCTCTGGTCATCCTGGACGAGATCGGCCGCGGCACCGCGACCTTCGATGGCCTCTCCATTGCTTGGGCCGCGATCGAGCATCTGCACGAGAGCAACCGTTGCCGCACGCTGTTCGCCACGCACTATCACGAGCTGACCGCGCTTTCGGCGAAACTGCCGCGCATGTTCAACGCCACGGTGCGCGTGAAGGAATGGCAGGGTAATGTCGTGTTCCTGCACGAGGTGCTCCCCGGATCGGCCGACCGCTCCTACGGCATCCAGGTCGCCAAGCTCGCAGGACTTCCGCCGGCAGTAATCACGCGCGCGAAATCTGTACTGGCAAAACTCGAAGCGCAGGACCGCGGCCAGACCGCCCGCGCGCTCGCCGACGACCTCCCGCTATTCGCCGTCCCCTCACGCGCCGCCGCGGAAGCCGCGCCGCCGACCGAGGCCGAGCTGCTGATGGACGCGGTCAAGGCGCTGCACCCGGACGAAATGTCGCCGCGCGAAGCGCTGGACGCGCTCTATGCGTTGAAGGCCAAGCTGCCGAAACAGTGA